The Streptomyces sp. NBC_00162 genome window below encodes:
- a CDS encoding ATP-grasp domain-containing protein translates to MAVLLSPRPAVVAAARRAGARTVVVAPDPSVPSDREGAERRVRTDWRDHRHLVGAVGRMEAVRRGRAAVFGFDAAGALAAARANEELGLPGTPTAAVTALMDKAALRARSNTLHPARPVSFARCGRAETLPFVATLIGYPCVIKPRAGADGEGVRLVHDEIEARAAAHGYPEVTDLLIEEYLEGPELTVEALSRAGHHRILGWSRRRTGPRLTATGHDLPVALDPGTAQAVRALVRGVLDLAGHHDGPSHTEVILTAHGPRLVEAHARPGAEEFSRLLRAAHGTDVLGLVLAAALDLPDPEHSPRTAYAGLRYVDFPPGRGPGGVRPGIAAARAVPGVIRVQLEIPSGATVRRAPTGGLHHAYVLATAPTAGSLARTLDRAAGLLGQGVPGRWTRQLRQPETGFA, encoded by the coding sequence CCGTGGTGGCGGCCGCCCGCCGTGCGGGTGCCCGCACCGTGGTGGTCGCGCCGGATCCATCGGTGCCATCCGACCGTGAGGGGGCGGAGCGGCGGGTACGGACGGACTGGCGCGACCACCGGCACCTCGTCGGGGCCGTCGGCCGGATGGAGGCGGTCCGCCGCGGCCGCGCCGCCGTCTTCGGGTTCGACGCCGCCGGAGCCCTCGCCGCGGCCCGCGCCAACGAGGAACTGGGCCTGCCCGGCACCCCCACCGCCGCCGTCACCGCCCTCATGGACAAGGCCGCCCTGCGCGCCCGCTCCAACACCCTGCACCCCGCCCGGCCCGTCTCCTTCGCCCGCTGCGGACGCGCGGAAACACTCCCGTTCGTCGCCACCCTCATCGGCTACCCGTGCGTGATCAAGCCCCGGGCGGGCGCCGACGGCGAAGGCGTCCGGCTCGTCCACGACGAAATCGAGGCGCGGGCCGCCGCCCACGGCTATCCGGAGGTCACCGACCTCCTCATCGAGGAGTACCTGGAAGGCCCGGAGCTCACCGTCGAGGCCCTCTCCCGCGCCGGGCACCACCGCATCCTGGGCTGGTCCCGCCGGCGCACCGGCCCCCGCCTCACCGCCACCGGCCACGACCTGCCGGTCGCCCTGGATCCCGGGACCGCGCAGGCCGTACGGGCCCTCGTACGCGGCGTCCTCGACCTCGCCGGACACCACGACGGCCCCTCCCACACCGAGGTCATCCTCACCGCGCACGGCCCCCGCCTCGTCGAGGCCCACGCCCGCCCCGGCGCCGAGGAGTTCAGCCGGCTGCTCCGGGCCGCCCACGGAACCGACGTCCTCGGCCTCGTGCTCGCCGCCGCCCTGGACCTGCCCGACCCGGAGCACAGCCCGCGCACCGCCTACGCCGGGCTGCGGTACGTGGACTTCCCGCCCGGCCGCGGCCCGGGCGGGGTCCGCCCGGGGATCGCCGCGGCGCGGGCCGTGCCGGGAGTGATCCGGGTCCAGCTGGAGATCCCGTCGGGCGCCACGGTCCGGCGCGCCCCGACGGGCGGTCTGCACCACGCGTACGTCCTGGCCACCGCCCCGACGGCGGGCTCGCTGGCCCGCACCCTGGACCGGGCCGCGGGTCTGCTCGGACAGGGCGTGCCGGGACGGTGGACGCGTCAGCTGCGTCAGCCGGAGACCGGCTTCGCGTAG